In Halorientalis sp. LT38, a genomic segment contains:
- a CDS encoding AAA family ATPase — MDAPLWTEAHAPDIDDLPQSGVRESLGRAVDEPLNLIVHGPKGSGKTAAVRALARETHADPDNDFVVINVDDFFGMTKKELSEDPRFASFITPKRRRNSSKADLINHVLKESASYSPVSGEYKTVLLDNAESIREDFQQALRRVMEQYYETTQFVIATRQPSALIPPIRSRCFPVPVRAPTHDETVAVLRSVVEAEEVDFDDDGLEYVAGYADGDLRSALLGAQTTAETEGEVTMETAYEALGEVGTDDRIEEMLDDAEAGAFTDARKTLDDLLVEEGYSGEEVLADVLRVARSRYDADRLARLHRLAGDIDLDLTEGTNDRLHVSHLLTKLAE; from the coding sequence ATGGACGCCCCGCTGTGGACAGAGGCGCACGCGCCGGACATCGACGACCTGCCGCAGTCCGGGGTCCGGGAGTCGCTGGGGCGGGCGGTCGACGAACCGCTCAACCTCATCGTCCACGGGCCCAAGGGCAGCGGGAAGACCGCGGCGGTCAGGGCGCTCGCCCGCGAGACACACGCCGACCCCGACAACGACTTCGTCGTCATCAACGTCGACGACTTCTTCGGGATGACCAAGAAGGAACTGAGCGAGGACCCCCGCTTTGCCTCCTTCATCACGCCCAAGCGCCGGCGCAACTCCTCGAAGGCCGACCTCATCAATCACGTACTCAAGGAGTCGGCCAGCTACTCGCCGGTCTCGGGGGAGTACAAGACGGTCCTGCTCGACAACGCCGAGTCGATCCGGGAGGACTTCCAGCAGGCGCTGCGCCGGGTGATGGAGCAGTACTACGAGACGACGCAGTTCGTCATCGCCACCCGCCAGCCCTCGGCGCTGATCCCGCCGATCCGCTCGCGGTGTTTCCCCGTCCCCGTCCGGGCCCCGACCCACGACGAGACCGTCGCCGTGCTCCGGTCGGTCGTCGAGGCTGAGGAGGTCGACTTCGACGACGACGGCCTGGAGTACGTCGCCGGGTACGCCGACGGCGACCTCCGGTCGGCGCTTCTGGGTGCCCAGACCACCGCCGAGACCGAGGGCGAGGTCACGATGGAGACCGCCTACGAGGCGCTGGGCGAGGTGGGCACGGACGACCGGATCGAGGAGATGCTGGACGACGCCGAGGCCGGCGCGTTCACGGACGCCCGGAAGACCCTCGACGACCTGCTCGTCGAGGAGGGGTACAGCGGCGAGGAAGTGCTGGCGGACGTGCTCCGGGTGGCCCGCTCGCGCTACGACGCCGACCGGCTGGCGCGACTCCACCGCCTCGCCGGCGACATCGATCTCGACCTGACGGAGGGGACCAACGACCGGCTCCACGTCTCGCACCTGCTGACGAAACTCGCCGAGTGA
- a CDS encoding PAS domain S-box protein, producing the protein MTAGGELGENHAWFRAVFENAHDALLIADDEGRYLDANPAACEMFGLEREELVGRSIAAFAPDWYGFEDAWREFLESDRVRGEFPLVRADGEERTVEFSASSDILPGKHLSVLRDVTERREMEEQLLESERRFSQIVDSVHEVIWMTDPTTDEVVYLSPGYEELSGREGLAAGDDPSPFLEAVHPDDRETVREWMQRVHDPADDADSYGLEHRLLRPDGTVRWVETDAYPVRDEDGVVRRYVGILDDVTESKASERELAAQNERLDRFASLVSHDLRNPLQVAMARVEAARQVSGPADEHLAAAERSLHRMDRLIDDVLTIAREGQSAPEPEPIRLSEAANLAWESVRWAAATRRLEEDRTLRADLDRLVALLENLFRNSVEHGGEGVTVTVGALPDGFYVEDDGPGIPADEREAVAEMGYSTADDGTGFGLAIVREIASAHGWTLAVTESESGGARFEFTGVEPAN; encoded by the coding sequence ATGACTGCGGGCGGCGAACTCGGGGAGAACCACGCCTGGTTCCGGGCCGTCTTCGAGAACGCCCACGACGCGCTGCTGATCGCCGACGACGAGGGACGGTACCTCGACGCCAACCCGGCGGCCTGCGAGATGTTCGGCCTGGAGCGCGAGGAGCTGGTCGGTCGCTCGATCGCTGCGTTCGCGCCCGACTGGTACGGCTTCGAGGACGCCTGGCGGGAGTTCCTCGAGAGCGATCGCGTCCGCGGGGAGTTCCCCCTCGTCCGGGCCGACGGCGAGGAACGCACCGTCGAGTTCAGCGCCTCGAGCGACATTCTCCCCGGCAAGCACCTCTCGGTCCTCCGGGACGTCACCGAGCGCCGGGAGATGGAGGAGCAGTTGCTGGAGAGCGAGCGCCGGTTCTCCCAGATCGTCGACAGCGTCCACGAGGTCATCTGGATGACCGACCCGACCACCGACGAGGTGGTGTATCTCAGCCCGGGCTACGAGGAGCTGTCGGGCCGCGAGGGGCTCGCTGCCGGCGACGACCCGTCACCGTTCCTCGAGGCGGTCCACCCCGACGACCGCGAGACCGTCCGCGAGTGGATGCAACGGGTCCACGACCCCGCGGACGACGCCGACAGCTACGGCCTCGAACACCGCCTCCTGCGGCCCGACGGGACCGTCCGCTGGGTCGAGACCGACGCCTATCCCGTCCGCGACGAGGACGGCGTCGTCCGCCGCTACGTCGGCATCCTCGACGACGTGACCGAGTCCAAGGCCAGCGAGCGGGAACTGGCCGCACAGAACGAGCGCCTCGACCGGTTCGCGAGCCTGGTCTCCCACGACCTGCGCAACCCGCTGCAGGTCGCCATGGCCCGCGTCGAGGCCGCCCGCCAGGTCTCCGGGCCGGCCGACGAACACCTGGCGGCGGCCGAGCGGAGCCTCCACCGCATGGACCGGTTGATCGACGACGTACTGACTATCGCCCGGGAGGGCCAGTCGGCGCCCGAGCCCGAGCCGATCCGGCTCAGCGAGGCCGCGAACCTGGCCTGGGAGAGCGTCCGGTGGGCCGCGGCGACCCGGCGGCTCGAGGAAGACCGGACGCTCCGCGCGGACCTAGACCGGCTCGTCGCCCTCCTCGAGAACCTCTTCCGCAATTCGGTCGAACACGGGGGCGAGGGCGTGACCGTCACCGTCGGCGCGCTGCCGGACGGCTTCTACGTCGAGGACGACGGCCCCGGGATCCCCGCCGACGAGCGCGAGGCCGTCGCCGAGATGGGCTACTCCACGGCCGACGACGGGACCGGGTTCGGCCTCGCCATCGTGCGGGAGATCGCGAGCGCCCACGGCTGGACGCTGGCGGTCACGGAGAGCGAGAGCGGCGGCGCCCGGTTCGAGTTCACCGGCGTCGAGCCCGCGAACTGA
- a CDS encoding DUF7282 domain-containing protein, with the protein MRQRVLAATVAIVVLGLGVGGAMAVNAGASGPRQSQIAQQTQPDEPSVTFDDQESDGQTVTVDNVSLPDGGYVVIHDDSLVEGEITGSVIGVSEYLEPGTYEDVEVDLYEVPGQEFDRSELQDDEFLIAMAHEDSNGNESFDFVSSDGETDPPYLTDPGWPVMDGALVSVDDGDGNGDDDDRDDEDDGDGDGDGDVVIVDEDDDDDDDDDDDETTTTTTTNNTTTTTTTTTTTDTTTTDTTTTAPDTPIEDGESPDDESPDTPDTEDDIIDGDGADDDTPEDEDDEADGEDGDDENGDGAEDENGDAEDGEDDEENGDEAADDGDEEADGNGDEENGEEDENGDDNGEDGDGDDGDDDEGGNGDDEGNGDGDGENGEA; encoded by the coding sequence ATGAGACAGCGCGTACTCGCAGCGACGGTCGCGATCGTCGTCTTGGGCCTCGGCGTTGGCGGGGCGATGGCGGTCAACGCCGGTGCGAGCGGGCCGAGACAGTCCCAGATCGCACAGCAGACCCAGCCGGACGAGCCGAGCGTGACCTTCGACGACCAGGAGAGCGACGGCCAGACGGTCACGGTCGACAACGTGAGCCTCCCCGACGGCGGGTACGTCGTGATCCACGACGATAGCCTCGTCGAGGGCGAGATCACCGGCAGCGTGATCGGCGTCTCCGAGTACCTCGAACCCGGCACGTACGAGGACGTCGAGGTCGATCTGTACGAGGTGCCGGGCCAGGAGTTCGACCGGTCCGAGCTCCAGGACGACGAGTTCCTGATCGCGATGGCCCACGAGGACTCGAACGGCAACGAGAGCTTCGACTTCGTCAGTAGCGACGGCGAGACCGACCCGCCCTACCTCACCGACCCCGGCTGGCCGGTCATGGACGGCGCGCTCGTGAGCGTCGACGACGGCGATGGGAACGGAGACGACGATGACAGGGACGACGAAGACGACGGCGATGGCGATGGCGATGGCGACGTCGTGATCGTCGACGAGGATGACGACGACGATGACGACGATGACGATGACGAGACCACGACGACGACCACGACCAACAACACCACGACGACCACGACCACGACTACGACGACCGATACCACGACGACCGACACCACGACGACCGCCCCGGACACCCCGATCGAAGACGGGGAATCGCCCGACGACGAGAGTCCTGACACCCCCGATACGGAGGACGATATCATCGACGGAGACGGCGCGGACGACGATACCCCCGAAGACGAGGACGACGAGGCGGACGGCGAGGACGGGGATGACGAGAACGGCGACGGTGCCGAGGACGAGAACGGCGATGCGGAAGACGGCGAAGACGACGAAGAGAACGGTGACGAGGCGGCCGACGACGGTGACGAGGAAGCGGACGGGAACGGCGACGAGGAGAACGGAGAGGAAGACGAGAACGGTGACGACAACGGCGAGGACGGAGACGGTGATGATGGCGACGACGACGAGGGCGGCAACGGTGACGACGAGGGCAACGGTGACGGCGATGGCGAGAACGGCGAGGCCTGA
- a CDS encoding DUF7282 domain-containing protein, translating into MDTRQYAILLVGVVALSLGTAAALPAGALDAQAQETATVSFTDQSVDGDTVTVDSATLPDGGFVVIHESDDGEAGDVVGVSEYLEPGESEDIEVELDTDVEDEEEYIAMAHQDTDGDEAFTFVESDGEEDVPYTTEEPVTDSATVTAEDADEAEDEDEEDEPGPPADAGPPEDAGPPDEANVTDDENATEGDGLLITDLEAPTNATVGETLNVTATVENQGEEATTQRVEFRVDGQLVDNRNVSVDAGEEATVNFAVQSGQYNLSAGDYRHSVFTADDWALGEITLQESFALTDLEAPENATVGDTVTVNATVQNPNDAAATQTVYFRFAGPIVDSESVTLDAGESETVSLEVNSSGVAPGNYTHGVFTATAGAFADIYLAPAPPEATIVFENQTAENDTVTIESVSVEAGGFVAIHDASLLDGNVVGSVVGVSDYLEPGEYEDVEVELFDVLGADLENETLEENQTLIAMPHLDTNENESYDFVATGGEADGPYVDADGDVVLDVANVTVEDADAENETEAPETEEPETETEEPVTETETPATETETETETETETEENVTEEPTTEEPVTETETPATETETETEENVTEENVTEEPTTEENVTEEPVPVAPPDEETVTEETPTEENETEDNLTEEPVTEENETETPAEEDEDAPMATVSLQDQATNGTTVTVESVNMSEGGFVTLHNDSLADGDALGSVVGVSEYLEPGESEDVTITLFDVPGVEYETDRLEEGQTLIAMPHLDTDENESYDFVATNGSEDGPYVDADGDAVTDDGRIVVESVA; encoded by the coding sequence ATGGATACACGACAGTACGCGATCTTGCTCGTCGGCGTCGTCGCGCTCTCTCTCGGGACGGCGGCGGCCCTCCCCGCGGGAGCGCTCGACGCGCAGGCACAGGAAACGGCGACCGTATCGTTCACAGACCAGTCCGTCGACGGTGACACCGTCACCGTCGACTCGGCCACCCTCCCCGACGGCGGCTTCGTGGTGATCCACGAGTCCGACGACGGCGAGGCCGGTGACGTCGTCGGCGTCTCCGAGTACCTCGAACCCGGAGAGTCCGAGGACATCGAGGTCGAACTCGACACCGACGTCGAGGACGAAGAGGAGTACATCGCGATGGCCCATCAGGACACCGACGGCGACGAGGCGTTCACGTTCGTCGAGTCCGACGGGGAAGAGGACGTCCCCTACACGACCGAGGAACCCGTGACGGACAGCGCCACCGTCACCGCCGAGGACGCTGACGAGGCCGAGGACGAGGACGAAGAAGACGAACCCGGCCCGCCGGCTGACGCCGGGCCGCCTGAGGACGCCGGACCGCCCGACGAGGCCAACGTAACCGACGACGAGAACGCGACCGAGGGCGACGGCCTGCTGATCACCGACCTCGAGGCACCGACCAACGCGACCGTCGGCGAGACGCTGAACGTCACCGCGACGGTCGAGAACCAGGGTGAGGAGGCGACGACCCAGCGCGTCGAGTTCCGCGTCGACGGCCAGCTCGTCGACAACCGGAACGTGAGCGTCGACGCCGGCGAGGAAGCGACGGTCAACTTCGCGGTCCAGAGTGGGCAGTACAACCTCAGCGCCGGCGACTACCGCCACAGCGTGTTCACGGCGGACGACTGGGCACTGGGCGAGATCACCCTCCAGGAGTCCTTCGCGCTGACCGACCTGGAGGCCCCGGAGAACGCCACCGTCGGTGACACCGTGACCGTCAACGCGACGGTCCAGAACCCGAACGACGCGGCGGCGACCCAGACGGTTTACTTCCGGTTCGCCGGTCCGATCGTCGACAGCGAGTCTGTCACGCTCGACGCCGGTGAGTCCGAGACCGTCTCGCTCGAGGTGAACTCCTCGGGCGTCGCGCCGGGCAACTACACCCACGGCGTCTTTACGGCGACCGCTGGCGCCTTCGCGGACATCTACCTCGCGCCGGCACCGCCCGAGGCGACGATCGTCTTCGAGAACCAGACCGCTGAGAACGACACGGTCACCATCGAGTCGGTGAGCGTCGAGGCTGGCGGCTTCGTCGCCATCCACGACGCGTCGCTGCTCGACGGGAACGTGGTCGGGAGCGTCGTCGGCGTCTCCGATTACCTCGAGCCCGGTGAGTACGAGGACGTGGAGGTGGAGCTATTCGACGTGCTCGGAGCCGACCTCGAGAACGAGACGCTCGAGGAGAACCAGACGCTGATCGCGATGCCCCACCTCGACACCAACGAGAACGAGAGCTACGACTTCGTCGCGACCGGCGGCGAGGCCGACGGCCCCTACGTCGACGCTGACGGGGACGTCGTTCTCGACGTAGCCAACGTGACCGTCGAAGACGCAGACGCGGAGAACGAAACCGAGGCACCGGAAACCGAAGAGCCGGAGACCGAAACCGAGGAGCCGGTGACGGAAACCGAGACGCCCGCCACCGAGACCGAGACCGAGACAGAGACAGAGACAGAGACCGAGGAGAACGTGACTGAGGAGCCGACCACCGAGGAGCCGGTGACGGAAACCGAGACGCCCGCCACCGAGACCGAGACAGAGACCGAGGAGAACGTGACCGAGGAGAACGTGACCGAGGAGCCGACCACCGAGGAGAACGTTACTGAAGAACCGGTCCCTGTTGCACCGCCGGACGAGGAGACGGTAACCGAGGAGACGCCAACCGAGGAAAACGAGACAGAAGATAACCTGACCGAAGAACCGGTCACCGAGGAGAACGAGACGGAAACGCCGGCCGAAGAGGACGAGGACGCGCCGATGGCGACGGTCAGCCTGCAGGATCAGGCGACCAACGGGACGACCGTCACCGTCGAGAGCGTGAACATGTCCGAGGGCGGGTTCGTGACGCTGCACAACGACTCGCTCGCGGACGGTGACGCGCTCGGCAGCGTCGTCGGGGTCTCCGAGTACCTCGAGCCCGGCGAGTCCGAGGACGTGACGATCACGCTCTTCGACGTCCCGGGCGTGGAGTACGAGACCGATCGGCTCGAGGAGGGCCAGACGCTGATCGCGATGCCCCACCTCGACACTGACGAGAACGAGAGCTACGACTTCGTCGCGACGAACGGCTCCGAGGACGGCCCCTACGTCGACGCTGACGGAGACGCCGTCACCGACGACGGCCGCATCGTCGTCGAGAGCGTCGCCTGA
- a CDS encoding THUMP domain-containing protein has translation MYLLELAGEDDAFAAREAASVATGVDRIAPGLATARGVDERVRGLAYTHRASEYLGRTDPDVESASALLAAASTERTGTVAVRARDVRGLAGVDTQRVERELGAALVDRGFAVDLDDPDHELRAMFSEGVCALGWLAVESVRDFGDRRPTDRPFFQPGSMDPLLARALANLAGAGPEATILDPMCGTGGGLIEAGLLGADVLGVDAQRKMVRGAAENLAHFLVPDRSPPGFPEPGDWHVMRGDATALALPDDAVDGVVFDAPYGRQSKIANRPLAALVAGALAEARRVAPRAVVVADRSWADEAREAGWRVTDRFERRVHRSLTRHVLVLTRERG, from the coding sequence GTGGATCGGATCGCGCCCGGTCTCGCGACCGCTCGGGGCGTCGACGAGCGCGTCCGCGGGCTGGCCTACACCCACCGCGCCAGCGAGTACCTCGGCCGGACGGACCCCGACGTCGAGAGCGCCAGCGCGCTGCTCGCGGCCGCCTCGACGGAGCGAACGGGAACGGTCGCCGTCCGCGCCCGGGACGTCCGGGGCCTGGCCGGCGTCGACACCCAGCGGGTCGAACGCGAACTCGGCGCAGCCCTCGTGGACCGCGGATTCGCGGTCGACCTCGACGATCCGGATCACGAGCTCCGGGCGATGTTTTCCGAGGGTGTCTGTGCCCTGGGCTGGCTCGCCGTCGAGAGCGTCCGGGACTTCGGCGACCGGCGCCCGACCGATCGCCCCTTCTTCCAGCCCGGCAGCATGGACCCGCTGCTCGCACGAGCGTTAGCGAATCTCGCCGGTGCGGGCCCGGAGGCGACTATTCTCGACCCCATGTGCGGGACGGGTGGCGGGCTGATCGAGGCCGGTCTCCTCGGCGCGGACGTGCTCGGCGTCGACGCCCAGCGGAAGATGGTCCGCGGGGCGGCCGAGAACCTGGCGCACTTCCTCGTGCCCGACCGCTCCCCGCCCGGATTCCCGGAACCGGGCGACTGGCACGTGATGCGGGGCGACGCGACGGCGCTCGCGCTCCCCGACGACGCGGTCGACGGCGTCGTCTTCGACGCGCCCTACGGCCGCCAGTCGAAGATCGCCAATCGCCCCCTCGCCGCCCTCGTCGCCGGGGCGCTCGCGGAGGCCCGCCGCGTCGCACCCCGGGCCGTCGTCGTCGCGGACCGGTCCTGGGCCGACGAGGCTCGCGAGGCCGGCTGGCGGGTCACGGACCGGTTCGAGCGACGGGTGCACCGCTCGCTGACCCGGCACGTGCTGGTCCTGACTCGCGAGCGAGGCTGA